From a region of the Corallococcus coralloides DSM 2259 genome:
- a CDS encoding NACHT domain-containing protein, producing MENRSAGGRRSTTGGMAAGGGFAFQAKAIAYAAAHILAGVPLKWLEVEDGDVPVDLSVETGGPGDDFQLRLCGGIPVEVQCKSGLQPGKKLEGALGPIVHGLMGQPGMHAILMIDPGSHESLRRHLRDDLVRLRQGREDRVHEPTRKVLSALRSIQGVDLKVLERLHVETLESPEKIALPLLKQVVAAGREQDAWNALFTEAMNLIRLGGRRTKQAWHSFLASQPIPRSRDAVEIETAKSGYQEWLIQETRTLFIPGLGRELPISAAWLRLQARKIPTRVQLAVETFEKQLDAYRQWEQKGSNRPERSVDAAHLTEFGSRQVIIGGPGAGKSTLLRYVAHQKSREGQLVARVNLKLVALRMQQGDTFDHALRRVASDGSGVPAHMCEQMLAHPDLVLADGLDECGADALSIGDALRKWSHGHQDTALLLTTRPVGYEAERFADWLHLELLPLSQEEIANHARQLFQLVLPSERVEAAMQSLDQAVETHQAGSVAARNPLLLGFLVSLVSQDRLRGKRRVGLYQEIFRQAEQKVSREGTINASPEISISRHILEWAAWELQETPVITADELTKRLGAELARRLQVDPLQGEVRAERSLEFWERQRLIERLRAGSTEVYVFVHASFGEFAAARHWVRMLPESRAALVTRITRHQRWHEVLLLAAGLQPNAVIPDLLVLDDASDVVSYNAILAAKALDECEELPLELVKQTLEKLMPRLESSIPLLAFEAAEAVRPLARRIPDVIGAMALEWSDSASLPLRLSAHLLLIECGGAWATPSRVRHMVREVAHLSEAEWEQLICTGPNMSGRYVRGGVHLPRHFIDKSLTLLAGEEAHPEYDELITQLCLLERGSLSASYELFHRLDRTRFSAFFQRYAAFFAPLVVEVAERLNLTGGQEIEASPQSPLEWDILDFILRITPEPPPNVEGRADPSHAFALGRFVCGLGFSDELSLGDAAAFFLKHEDSTQKDLIGRASVVAFGIDPFQLRQEASALLGFARGPVSLTSAMEVMSVMRRIPELLVTPDWKRAAKIDLPGSTLVLALSHPSWVVSHSAARLLAHGAGGQNVPDLLEQRACRLREFKDENLVEQLLELGPRLWDSRRMAAILLRLLEPPVASTNSRLYVTLLGMYREDRSKDILECMLNGVESPDITVALRSAEALLGIAELLPADSFGVLVRATERWVQGEPQCERHTQARVEGRVCSECRIVWPHPKVPLLQLLLSKGLLDFDQGLRLIQSPDSEVQRIVATALVSEPTPERLTSLVRMGAEQKLPALVLDVVLALDASHLRKIRDELMGLLQSPWAALRRRMLEALSTAEWIGRDEALRLANSALRDSVLGVRNQAVLTLRCLDAQESEAKE from the coding sequence ATGGAGAATCGTTCGGCTGGTGGTCGACGCAGCACAACGGGAGGAATGGCTGCAGGTGGGGGGTTTGCCTTCCAGGCGAAGGCCATTGCATATGCTGCAGCCCATATCCTAGCCGGTGTTCCTCTGAAATGGCTTGAGGTTGAGGACGGAGACGTCCCTGTGGATTTGTCGGTAGAGACGGGAGGGCCTGGAGACGACTTCCAGCTCAGACTCTGCGGAGGTATTCCCGTCGAAGTGCAGTGTAAGAGTGGCTTGCAGCCTGGCAAGAAGCTTGAGGGCGCCCTTGGTCCCATCGTGCACGGATTGATGGGGCAGCCGGGGATGCATGCTATCCTGATGATCGACCCTGGCTCCCACGAGTCTCTGCGAAGGCATCTTCGAGATGATCTTGTCCGGCTGCGCCAGGGACGGGAGGATCGGGTCCATGAACCGACCCGTAAGGTGCTCAGCGCCCTCCGCAGTATCCAAGGCGTCGACTTGAAGGTACTTGAACGCCTCCATGTCGAGACTCTCGAATCCCCTGAGAAGATAGCATTACCGCTTTTGAAGCAGGTCGTGGCGGCCGGGCGTGAACAAGATGCTTGGAATGCTCTTTTCACGGAAGCCATGAACCTAATTAGGCTGGGAGGCCGCAGAACAAAGCAGGCGTGGCACTCTTTCCTGGCGAGCCAGCCCATCCCTCGCTCGCGGGATGCCGTCGAGATTGAGACCGCCAAGAGTGGGTATCAGGAATGGCTCATTCAGGAAACCCGCACCCTCTTTATTCCGGGGCTTGGGAGGGAGCTTCCTATCTCGGCAGCGTGGCTTCGCTTGCAAGCGCGAAAGATACCGACGCGCGTACAGTTAGCTGTGGAGACGTTTGAGAAGCAGCTAGATGCCTATCGTCAGTGGGAGCAAAAAGGGAGTAACCGGCCCGAGCGCTCTGTCGATGCAGCGCACCTGACAGAGTTCGGCTCCCGGCAAGTCATTATCGGAGGCCCAGGGGCGGGGAAGAGCACCCTCCTGCGGTATGTCGCCCATCAAAAATCCCGCGAGGGGCAGCTTGTTGCTCGGGTGAATTTGAAGCTCGTTGCGCTCCGAATGCAGCAGGGCGACACGTTTGACCACGCACTGCGTCGGGTGGCCAGCGATGGCTCGGGAGTGCCCGCGCACATGTGTGAGCAGATGTTGGCCCACCCGGACCTCGTCCTGGCCGATGGTCTGGATGAATGCGGGGCTGATGCTCTATCAATAGGTGATGCACTAAGGAAGTGGAGCCATGGACATCAAGACACCGCGCTCCTCCTTACAACGCGCCCAGTGGGATACGAGGCTGAACGCTTTGCGGACTGGTTGCATCTTGAGTTGCTTCCGTTGAGCCAAGAGGAGATTGCGAACCATGCGCGGCAGCTCTTCCAGCTCGTTCTTCCATCGGAACGAGTCGAGGCCGCCATGCAGAGTCTGGATCAGGCTGTCGAAACTCATCAAGCTGGATCGGTCGCTGCTCGCAATCCTCTGCTGCTGGGTTTTCTCGTGAGTCTGGTGAGCCAGGACCGACTGCGCGGGAAGCGTCGTGTTGGACTCTACCAGGAAATTTTTAGACAGGCCGAGCAGAAGGTCTCTCGCGAAGGCACCATAAATGCCTCGCCGGAGATTTCCATATCGCGGCATATCTTGGAATGGGCCGCGTGGGAGCTTCAGGAGACGCCGGTGATTACTGCCGACGAGCTGACGAAGCGTTTAGGCGCCGAGTTGGCCCGCCGGCTGCAAGTAGATCCGCTTCAGGGGGAAGTTCGCGCGGAACGATCGCTGGAGTTCTGGGAGCGACAGCGTCTTATCGAGCGGCTACGGGCAGGGAGCACGGAAGTTTATGTCTTCGTCCACGCAAGCTTCGGTGAGTTCGCGGCGGCCCGTCATTGGGTACGCATGCTTCCAGAATCTCGGGCGGCTCTCGTGACGCGCATCACTCGCCATCAGCGTTGGCACGAAGTTCTTCTGTTGGCCGCAGGCCTCCAGCCTAACGCTGTTATTCCCGACCTGCTCGTGCTTGACGATGCTAGCGATGTGGTTTCGTATAATGCGATCCTGGCGGCCAAGGCGCTTGATGAATGCGAGGAGCTACCGCTTGAGCTGGTCAAACAGACGCTAGAAAAGCTTATGCCGCGCTTGGAATCATCCATCCCCTTGCTTGCCTTCGAAGCCGCAGAAGCCGTACGCCCGTTGGCGCGCCGGATCCCTGATGTTATTGGTGCAATGGCACTCGAGTGGAGCGATTCCGCTAGTCTTCCCCTCCGGCTTAGCGCACACCTCTTGCTGATAGAATGCGGTGGTGCCTGGGCGACACCATCGCGGGTTCGCCACATGGTACGAGAGGTGGCGCACCTTTCAGAGGCAGAGTGGGAGCAGTTGATTTGTACTGGGCCGAATATGTCTGGTCGATATGTTCGGGGCGGGGTTCATTTGCCGCGGCACTTCATAGATAAGAGCCTGACCCTGCTTGCTGGGGAAGAGGCACACCCAGAATATGACGAGTTGATCACTCAGTTATGCCTGCTGGAGCGGGGCTCTCTCTCCGCTTCTTATGAGCTTTTCCATCGACTCGATCGCACGCGGTTTAGTGCGTTTTTTCAGCGCTATGCTGCGTTTTTTGCGCCTCTTGTGGTGGAGGTGGCTGAGCGCCTGAATTTGACTGGAGGGCAGGAAATAGAGGCAAGTCCACAGTCTCCGCTCGAATGGGACATTCTGGATTTTATTCTGCGGATCACTCCCGAACCACCGCCGAACGTTGAGGGCCGAGCAGACCCGAGTCACGCCTTCGCGCTTGGGCGCTTTGTCTGTGGTTTGGGGTTTTCGGACGAACTGTCGCTCGGTGACGCGGCTGCTTTTTTCTTGAAGCACGAGGACTCAACCCAGAAGGACCTAATTGGTCGTGCATCCGTTGTTGCATTTGGGATCGACCCTTTCCAATTGAGGCAAGAAGCTAGTGCGTTGCTGGGATTCGCACGCGGCCCTGTCTCCCTGACTTCCGCGATGGAAGTCATGAGCGTCATGAGGAGGATTCCCGAACTACTAGTGACGCCCGATTGGAAGAGGGCCGCCAAGATAGACTTGCCCGGAAGCACCCTTGTTCTTGCTCTCTCTCATCCCTCCTGGGTGGTTAGCCATAGCGCAGCTCGGCTCCTGGCTCACGGGGCTGGAGGTCAGAACGTTCCCGATCTACTTGAACAGAGAGCTTGCAGGCTCCGAGAGTTCAAGGATGAAAATCTGGTTGAGCAATTGCTCGAGCTTGGGCCACGTCTTTGGGACTCGCGACGGATGGCTGCTATCCTCCTGCGATTGCTTGAGCCTCCCGTTGCCTCAACTAACTCCCGGCTGTATGTGACGTTGCTGGGAATGTATCGAGAAGATCGCTCCAAGGATATTCTTGAATGTATGCTTAACGGGGTTGAGTCGCCGGACATCACAGTCGCACTGAGGTCGGCAGAAGCGTTGCTCGGAATAGCTGAGCTACTTCCTGCAGACTCGTTCGGGGTGCTCGTGCGCGCGACCGAACGATGGGTCCAGGGAGAACCCCAGTGTGAACGGCACACACAGGCGAGAGTGGAGGGCAGGGTATGCTCTGAATGTCGCATCGTCTGGCCTCATCCGAAAGTGCCACTTCTGCAGCTTCTATTGAGCAAGGGGCTCCTGGATTTCGACCAGGGGCTTCGGCTCATCCAGAGCCCAGATAGTGAGGTTCAACGCATCGTCGCCACTGCTCTCGTTTCCGAGCCTACGCCGGAGCGTTTGACTAGTTTGGTCCGAATGGGAGCAGAGCAGAAACTCCCAGCTTTAGTCCTGGACGTAGTGCTTGCTCTAGATGCTAGTCACCTGCGTAAGATTCGTGACGAACTGATGGGACTACTTCAATCCCCTTGGGCAGCGTTGCGCAGGCGTATGCTCGAAGCGCTCTCTACCGCGGAGTGGATTGGTCGTGATGAGGCATTGCGCCTCGCGAACTCTGCGCTTCGTGACTCTGTTTT